CCGGCGCGGGCCGGACCCCGTGCGGCGGGGCGGTCCGCCGGGCCCGGGGCGCGCGCGGTTTCTTCGCCGTCTCGGCCTGGCCGGCGGCGGTGGCGGTGGAGGTGGTCGGGCGGGACGTCGGCGACGGCTGTCGGGCGGCGCTCACGTGTGCGGCCTCCTAGGGGGCTGCTCGCGGGGGTGGGGTGTGGGGGAGAGCGGGAGGGAATCGGTGACGGGCGGCGGGGGCGGCAGGCGGTGGGCGGGCCGCTCGCGTTCGGACAGCCGCCGCACGGCGGCCATCGGGACGTGCAGCCAGTCGGGACGGTGGCGGGACTCGTAGCGGGCCTCGTACACCGCCTTGTCGGTCTCGTAGGCGCGCAGCAGGACGGGGTCCTCGCGCGGGTCGCGGCCGGTGGTGCGGGCGTACCCCTCGCAGAAGGCGGCCCGGCAGGCATCCGCCCAGGCGGGGGCGAAGGGGCGGTGGGAGCGGGCCGCGTAGTCGAAGGAACGCAGTATCCCGGCGATGTCCCGGACCGCCGGTTCGGGGCGGCGCCGGTCGGCCAGCGGCCGGGCCGGTTCCCCTTCGAAGTCGATCAACGACCAACTGCCGTCGAGGGTGCGCAGGGTCTGGCCCAGATGGAGGTCGCCGTGGATGCGCTGGGCGGGCACCCCGGAACCGCGTGAGGACGCGAGCGCGTCGAAGGCGCCGCGCAGCCCCGCCTCGTACGGGCGCAGTGACGTCACCTCACGTGCGGTGGCGGCCAGCCGCGCGGTCATCCCGGCGGCCAGCCGGGCCGTCTGCTCGGGGCCCAGCGCGATGGTCGGCAGGGCGTCGGCGAGCGCGCTGTGCACCTCGGCGGTGGCCCGGCCCAGGGCGTGGGCCTCGGCGGTGAAGTCGGCTCCCGCGCCGAGCCGGCGCAGCGCGAGCTGCCAGCCGTCGTCGGAGCCCCGCAGATAGGGCTGCAGGACGCCCAGGGTCAGCGGCTCGGACCCGGGCAGCTCCGCCTCGTACCAGGCGACGGGAGCGGGGACCCGGGCGCACCCGGCGGCGGCCAGGGCCCTGGGCAGTTCCAGGTCGGGATTGACCCCGGGGCCGACCCGCCGGAACACCTT
This is a stretch of genomic DNA from Streptomyces sp. NBC_00536. It encodes these proteins:
- a CDS encoding maltokinase N-terminal cap-like domain-containing protein; this encodes MSEAASTRSQVSRPGRPAADRTGPLNRFDRLGPLEPLLRAWLPRQRWFAGKGRAISALRPVSAAELLPPGSSPGLLHLLLDVDGDCYQLLLGIRPELPPALAPALIGRPEEGPYAGQAVYEGLGDPRLAALLLERLRSPGTLGPLRFDRDPGVSVPAALAARPLSGEQTNSSLIYGDAYILKVFRRVGPGVNPDLELPRALAAAGCARVPAPVAWYEAELPGSEPLTLGVLQPYLRGSDDGWQLALRRLGAGADFTAEAHALGRATAEVHSALADALPTIALGPEQTARLAAGMTARLAATAREVTSLRPYEAGLRGAFDALASSRGSGVPAQRIHGDLHLGQTLRTLDGSWSLIDFEGEPARPLADRRRPEPAVRDIAGILRSFDYAARSHRPFAPAWADACRAAFCEGYARTTGRDPREDPVLLRAYETDKAVYEARYESRHRPDWLHVPMAAVRRLSERERPAHRLPPPPPVTDSLPLSPTPHPREQPPRRPHT